In Antarcticibacterium arcticum, the genomic stretch AAGTAAGGCTTTTCTTAAGAGCTTTTATTTTATTTGTTTAAAGGCTCAGTTTAATTTTATGAGAAAGTTTAGTATTACAGGTAAATGCTCTCTAGGAAAAAATTTATTTTTATATATAAATTTCTTCTTGAAGGGCCGCCAACATTGTCATATGGTTTCGTTTGATATTTTTCAATATCCTTCCAAATTGCTATTACTACATGGATCCTCCTTTTAATTTTACTTTCTAAATTTTGAACAGGGGGACCAATTATTTCATGCGGGATATTGCAGTGCTTTCAAAATACTGTCCAAGACATACGGAATGGAGAATAACGAGGCGAATGTATTTAGGGGTGGGGAAGTACTGAAGTTAAATTCAAAATTATTTAAGTTGGGAATTTAAATTATAGGTAAGACAGCGCATTCTAAACAGTATTTAAATTTATCATAAGGAAGCGGTAGATAAAGGTAACTAAATTGTTATTTTGGTGTTTATTTACATAATGGGGTTTAGCTTGAAACGTAAAAAAGAAAAAAGGTTAGATGCATCAAATAAAATTATAATATTTGTATTTTTATAGAATCGGAAGTCAATAGAATATATCCGTGTTTAAATAAAAAGTTACCTATTCGGTTCCCTCAAACGAATTAATTC encodes the following:
- a CDS encoding BfmA/BtgA family mobilization protein, with protein sequence MPHEIIGPPVQNLESKIKRRIHVVIAIWKDIEKYQTKPYDNVGGPSRRNLYIKINFFLESIYL